In the genome of Pieris napi chromosome 16, ilPieNapi1.2, whole genome shotgun sequence, one region contains:
- the LOC125057075 gene encoding uncharacterized protein LOC125057075 yields the protein MAVVWSNDKIMQLIELFQSKPLLWDCSIKQYKDRNKKNDAFEEISQVLNIPKKDVETKIHVLRTQFTREKKKMSAKKTTGSGAIEKCKWIYYEPLEFLLCGATTSGETDTMNKTVDENNALESGMESEPSQSPRPNATTSTSSRKRNKTDESNEILEVLKSAKKKMDEREKKDPFDIYGEYIAAELRSVKDDQAVTQAKYHINNILYELKMGRYNTYGYQTASSHPSSTPNNVQETEIREIERHETNRLDALRDETEDSAILNLVNYLSDESTQ from the exons ATGGCAGTAGTGTGGagcaatgataaaataatgcaattaatagaattatttcaaTCAAAACCATTATTATGGGattgttctataaaacaatacaaagaTAGAAACAAAAAGAACGATGCATTCGAAGAAATTTCTCAAGTCCTAAATATACCCAAAAAAGACGTAGAAACTAAAATACATGTACTGCGTACTCAATTTACTAGAGAGAAAAAAAAGATGTCGGCAAAAAAAACTACAGGCAGCGGCGCAATAGAAAAATGTAAATGGATTTATTACGAGCCATtggaatttttgttatgtggtGCAACTACTTCTGGTGAAACGGATACTATGAATAAAACA GTAGATGAAAACAATGCACTTGAAAGTGGTATGGAGTCAGAGCCATCTCAATCACCAAGGCCGAATGCTACAACATCTACATCTTCGAGGAAAAGAAATAAGACAGATGaatcaaatgaaatattagaGGTTTTGAAAAGTGCTAAAAAAAAGATGGATGAAAGGGAGAAGAAGGATCCATTTGATATATATGGTGAATATATTGCTGCTGAATTAAGAAGTGTTAAAGATGACCAAGCCGTGACACAGGCAAAGtaccatattaataatatactgtatgaattaaaaatgggACGATATAATACATATGGATATCAAACGGCATCTTCTCATCCATCATCAACACCAAATAATGTTCAGGAAACTGAAATAAGGGAAATTGAGAGACACGAAACAAATAGACTAGATGCATTACGAGACGAAACAGAAGATTCGGCTATACTAAACTTAGTTAACTATCTCAGTGATGAATCAACGCAATAG